A genomic window from Pyricularia oryzae 70-15 chromosome 7, whole genome shotgun sequence includes:
- a CDS encoding pH-response regulator protein palI/RIM9 → MLRPATPLAVLLAAAFGLLLISVLSTPIIKAIPLGEYVGVTFGVFGYCINNNARCSPIEIGYDEGLAAALADKNANFDLPSQARRTLSTILIIHPVAALVTLIMFAMSIAAHFHSPSHSARYLLIVFIVGLLNFVICLLAFLVDVLLFVPHMAWGSYLVLAATILVALSGLVACAMRRTLVSRKARKKRIEENAEMSGENFYNRQAQQVTPPAENKPTVPVVSGANGAVGDKLPSFATYEKRDDLSSEDRVPLTANSPANRSPNAQYNDPNRPDGQFNQPRRAPSGRDQYGNPMEGPTDSYGVQRAPSAERMNPGARGGYRGRGYGPPGRGGYGYGPPPGSRGGYGPPGRGGYGPGPNGRGGYGPPPRGGYGPPMRGRAPPPGYQYDRRGSPAEAYGPPPGQGPYGQRQQSPGPPSAPGYGMNGSTPTVSSAAYGHQHTPSDDLPRAESPPPLPGTEPMPPVGQAVAMDAKTGSPQVPQNGFTAMPPPNRFGGGQQFRDSDADIQGMVGLQQGITPAGQQPPSQRHQTLMSEPSHYSQEGPQYVPARQNWNDQRSKTPGAESVIHPSMMPQPLNASRTDLSISRNSPGPGGAPARSRTSEYYEDVAPRFATPDPSLRGTPVPGQAGGRIPPPINLPAGGPDFDEMPDGSRSPAASERSTFTSISQRGINPRWNPPPPSMMPGYGPAPQRRPNRNDMLLNSNPDFELPTNRGGRGGSPPRAPGTSMIPGSAYPNGRL, encoded by the exons ATGTTACGGCCGGCTACGCCTCTGGCGGTTCTGCTCGCCGCGGCATTTGGCCTGTTGTTGATTTCGGTCTTGTCGACACCCATCATCAAAGCCATCCCGCTTGGCGAGTACGTCGGCGTGACGTTTGGTGTTTTTGGGTATTGCATCAACAACAATGCGAGATGTAGCCCCATAGAGATTGGCTACGACGAAGGCCTGG CCGCCGCGCTGGCCgacaagaacgccaacttCGACCTCCCGAGCCAGGCGAGACGCACGCTTTCTACCATTCTGATCATCCATCCCGTCGCCGCACTCGTTACCCTGATCATGTTTGCCATGTCGATTGCCGCGCACTTCCATTCGCCATCGCACTCGGCGAGATACCTTCTCATCGTCTTCATCGTTGGCCTACTCAACTTTGTCATTTGCCTGCTTGCCTTCTTGGTCGACGTTTTGCTCTTCGTTCCCCACATGGCTTGGGGTTCATATCTGGTTCTGGCGGCGACAATCTTGGTTGCGCTCAGTGGACTAGTTGCTTGTGCGATGCGGAGGACGCTGGTTTCAAGAAAAGCTAGGAAAAAGCGGATCGAAGAGAACGCCGAGATGAGCGGCGAGAACTTTTACAACCGTCAAGCGCAGCAAGTCACGCCTCCAGCGGAGAACAAACCGACTGTTCCCGTTGTCAGTGGTGCTAACGGCGCGGTCGGCGACAAATTGCCTAGCTTTGCGACTTACGAGAAGCGGGACGATCTGAGCAGCGAAGATAGGGTTCCTTTGACGGCAAACAGCCCGGCCAACCGCTCCCCCAATGCGCAGTACAATGACCCGAACCGACCAGATGGGCAGTTCAACCAGCCTCGCAGGGCACCTTCGGGCAGGGATCAGTACGGAAACCCGATGGAAGGACCAACAGATTCGTATGGTGTGCAAAGGGCTCCATCAGCGGAGCGCATGAACCCTGGTGCTCGAGGTGGTTACAGAGGCCGCGGTtacggtccaccagggagagGAGGTTACGGGTATGGCCCGCCACCCGGCAGCCGAGGAGGCTATGGGCCCCCAGGCCGTGGTGGATATGGACCTGGGCCGAATGGCAGGGGAGGGTATGGACCGCCTCCAAGAGGTGGTTATGGTCCACCAATGAGGGGCCGCGCGCCACCACCTGGCTACCAATATGACAGGAGAGGCTCCCCGGCGGAGGCGTACGGCCCGCCGCCAGGACAGGGACCATATGGGCAGAGGCAACAATCCCCAGGGCCTCCTTCAGCGCCTGGTTACGGTATGAATGGTTCAACGCCAACAGTCTCGTCCGCCGCGTACGGCCACCAACACACACCTTCAGATGATCTACCGAGAGCGGAATCGCCTCCTCCGTTGCCTGGAACAGAACCTATGCCGCCAGTAGGGCAGGCGGTCGCGATGGACGCCAAGACAGGTAGTCCACAGGTGCCTCAAAATGGCTTCACAGCAATGCCGCCGCCAAACCGCTTCGGAGGTGGTCAGCAGTTCCGAGACAGCGATGCCGACATACAGGGGATGGTAGGGCTCCAGCAGGGTATCACGCCTGCAGGTCAACAACCTCCGTCCCAGCGACATCAAACTCTCATGAGCGAGCCGAGCCACTATAGCCAGGAAGG ACCCCAATACGTACCTGCCCGACAGAATTGGAATGACCAACGCAGCAAAACCCCTGGCGCAGAGAGCGTAATACACCCAAGCATGATGCCACAGCCACTCAACGCATCAAGGACCGACCTCTCTATATCGAGGAATTCACCGGGACCTGGGGGTGCTCCGGCAAGGTCACGCACGTCGGAATACTACGAGGACGTAGCTCCGAGGTTTGCTACTCCTGATCCCTCATTACGTGGGACTCCAGTTCCGGGACAAGCTGGTGGGAGGATACCACCGCCCATAAACCTACCTGCAGGTGGGCCAGATTTTGACGAGATGCCGGATGGCTCTCGCAGTCCAGCCGCCTCGGAGAGGTCAACTTTTACTAGCATCTCCCAGCGTGGCATCAACCCGAGGTGGAACCCACCGCCACCGTCTATGATGCCTGGTTACGGACCAGCGCCACAAAGGCGACCAAACCGCAACGATATGCTGCTGAACAGCAACCCAGATTTTGAGCTGCCTACCAATCGAGGAGGTAGGGGCGGTAGCCCGCCTAGGGCACCAGGGACATCGATGATCCCGGGTAGCGCTTATCCCAACGGTCGATTGTAG